Proteins found in one Microcella daejeonensis genomic segment:
- the leuD gene encoding 3-isopropylmalate dehydratase small subunit, giving the protein MDKTSVITGVAAPLKRSNVDTDQIIPAVYLKRVTKTGYEDGLFSNWRNDPEFVLNRPEYAGARILIAGPDFGTGSSREHAVWALRDFGFRAVISPKFADIFRGNAGKQGLLTAVVDEPTVERMWAALEADPGCEATVDLVQRNVRVGDIVAPFEIDDYTRWRLMEGLDDIGLTLRDEQAITDFEARREPWRPTTLPAR; this is encoded by the coding sequence ATGGACAAGACCTCCGTCATCACCGGCGTCGCGGCGCCGCTGAAGCGCTCGAACGTCGACACCGACCAGATCATCCCCGCCGTCTACCTCAAGCGGGTCACCAAGACCGGCTACGAGGACGGCCTGTTCTCGAACTGGCGGAACGACCCCGAGTTCGTGCTCAACCGACCGGAGTACGCCGGCGCGCGCATCCTCATCGCCGGCCCCGACTTCGGCACCGGATCGAGCCGCGAGCACGCCGTCTGGGCGCTGCGCGACTTCGGCTTCCGGGCCGTCATCAGCCCGAAGTTCGCCGACATCTTCCGCGGCAACGCCGGAAAGCAGGGCCTGCTGACGGCCGTCGTCGACGAGCCGACCGTCGAGCGCATGTGGGCGGCGCTCGAGGCCGACCCCGGCTGCGAGGCGACCGTCGATCTGGTGCAGAGGAATGTGCGGGTGGGCGATATCGTTGCCCCCTTCGAGATCGATGACTACACGCGGTGGCGACTCATGGAGGGGCTCGACGACATCGGGCTGACCCTCCGCGACGAGCAGGCGATCACCGACTTCGAGGCGCGCCGCGAACCGTGGCGCCCCACGACCCTCCCCGCCCGGTGA
- the leuC gene encoding 3-isopropylmalate dehydratase large subunit produces MTDDTRAEVAPEAPRPRTLAEKVWDDHLVARGENGEPDLLYIDLHLVHEVTSPQAFDGLRMAGRPVRRPDLTIATEDHNTPTLAIDKPIAEPTSRIQIETLRKNCAEFGVRLHSLGDVEQGIVHVVGPQLGLTMPGITVVCGDSHTSTHGAFGALAMGIGTSEVEHVLATQTLPLKPFKTMAITVEGELKPGVTAKDIILAVIAQIGTGGGQGYVLEYRGSAIRALSMDGRMTICNMSIEAGARAGMVAPDETTFAYLKGRPHAPEGAEWDAAVEYWRTLRTDDDAVFDAEVFLDANELEPFVTWGTNPGQGVSLSAAVPDPTTIIDPNDRAAAERALEYMDLEAGTPMKQIPVDAVFMGSCTNSRLDDLRAFASIIKGQKKAEGVRVMVVPGSARVRLEAEAEGIDKVVEAFGAEWRFAGCSMCLGMNPDQLAPGERCASTSNRNFEGRQGKGGRTHLVSPLVAAATAIRGTLSSPADLIEMGVAVDPAFTGIEGVSA; encoded by the coding sequence ATGACTGACGACACCCGCGCGGAGGTCGCCCCGGAGGCGCCCCGCCCCCGCACTCTCGCTGAGAAGGTCTGGGACGACCACCTCGTCGCCCGCGGCGAGAACGGCGAGCCCGACCTGCTCTACATCGACCTGCACCTCGTGCACGAGGTCACGAGCCCGCAGGCCTTCGACGGCCTGCGCATGGCCGGCCGCCCGGTTCGCCGCCCCGATCTCACGATCGCGACGGAGGACCACAACACCCCGACCCTCGCCATCGACAAGCCCATCGCCGAGCCGACGAGCCGCATCCAGATCGAGACGCTGCGCAAGAACTGCGCAGAGTTCGGCGTGCGCCTGCACTCGCTCGGCGACGTCGAGCAGGGCATCGTGCACGTCGTCGGCCCGCAGCTCGGCCTCACCATGCCGGGCATCACCGTCGTCTGCGGCGACTCGCACACCTCGACCCACGGCGCCTTCGGGGCGCTCGCGATGGGCATCGGCACGAGCGAGGTCGAGCACGTGCTCGCCACGCAGACCCTGCCGCTCAAGCCCTTCAAGACGATGGCCATCACGGTCGAGGGCGAGCTGAAGCCCGGCGTCACCGCGAAGGACATCATCCTCGCCGTCATCGCCCAGATCGGCACCGGCGGCGGGCAGGGCTACGTGCTCGAGTACCGCGGCAGCGCCATCCGCGCGCTGTCGATGGATGGCCGTATGACCATCTGCAACATGTCGATCGAGGCGGGCGCGCGGGCCGGCATGGTCGCCCCCGACGAGACGACCTTCGCCTACCTGAAGGGGCGCCCGCACGCTCCCGAGGGCGCCGAGTGGGATGCGGCCGTCGAGTACTGGCGCACTCTCCGCACCGACGACGACGCCGTCTTCGACGCCGAGGTCTTCCTCGACGCGAACGAGCTCGAGCCCTTTGTCACCTGGGGTACGAACCCGGGGCAGGGCGTCTCGCTGAGCGCGGCCGTGCCCGACCCGACGACGATCATCGACCCGAACGACCGGGCCGCGGCCGAGCGCGCGCTCGAGTACATGGACCTCGAGGCGGGCACGCCGATGAAGCAGATCCCCGTCGACGCGGTGTTCATGGGCTCGTGCACGAACAGCCGTCTCGACGACCTGCGCGCCTTCGCCTCGATCATCAAGGGGCAGAAGAAGGCCGAGGGCGTGCGCGTCATGGTCGTCCCCGGCTCGGCCCGCGTGCGCCTCGAGGCCGAGGCGGAGGGCATCGACAAGGTGGTCGAGGCGTTCGGCGCCGAGTGGCGCTTCGCCGGCTGCTCGATGTGCCTGGGCATGAATCCCGACCAGCTCGCCCCCGGCGAGCGCTGCGCCTCGACGAGCAACCGCAACTTCGAGGGCCGCCAGGGCAAGGGCGGCCGCACCCACCTGGTGAGCCCGCTCGTCGCCGCGGCGACCGCCATCCGCGGCACGCTGTCGAGCCCGGCCGACCTCATCGAGATGGGCGTCGCCGTCGATCCGGCCTTCACGGGCATCGAGGGGGTGTCGGCGTAA
- a CDS encoding putative T7SS-secreted protein, whose amino-acid sequence MSAQPALLPGDPSAVQDEARAFADVAEAIREAAEQLEGLVRGEMHGQAIESVVHDSDELAEALGRLHPRYGDTAEALSVYAVQLADAQDDARAAVDEEADARATLWRLRVEYTEIQDEVSSLRRPFQDDDPRIDALEDELNRLQGRIEIHEARIEQAWTAMSNALGDRDDAAERAIRRIRDALDEFDDRLRDRAAAVADVVFALARPVLEWIAEVVTAVVEALVKIAVALAVALAVIIVVLALVALIVFLAPYIAALLGAIGSFALAALPVLLKVALVVMSVLPAVIALVLMRERLSPAPVLEPLDDDGETYGPDDPRYDPGAPYGPQLRVNSRLDEDGLTSETHVEIAEMLDENGVPTGAWRVTLPSTQDWEILNGVFEGAPDPAGDQGALNDLSSNLALMLAPDIQAPYERAVIQAMRDAGIGPNDPVLLSGWSQGGILAAKMAADPDLPFSIDAVFAAGAPIDHFDIPDDVAVVSIQHRGDVVPLLDAAGPPQRPNWLTIVDDPLNERGQPGPPHNARTYALTADRELVRGGTVVDRQQQFFTGIERVHTYVGTEGQDE is encoded by the coding sequence GTGAGCGCGCAGCCCGCGCTGCTGCCGGGCGACCCGTCGGCCGTGCAGGACGAGGCCCGCGCATTCGCTGATGTGGCCGAGGCCATCCGCGAGGCCGCCGAGCAGCTCGAGGGACTGGTTCGCGGCGAGATGCACGGCCAGGCGATCGAGTCGGTCGTCCACGACTCGGACGAGCTCGCGGAGGCGCTCGGGCGACTGCACCCGCGGTACGGCGACACCGCCGAGGCGCTCAGCGTCTACGCCGTGCAGCTCGCCGACGCGCAGGACGACGCGCGGGCCGCGGTCGACGAGGAGGCCGATGCCCGCGCGACGCTGTGGCGCCTCCGCGTCGAGTACACCGAGATCCAGGATGAGGTCTCCAGCCTGCGGCGCCCGTTCCAGGACGACGATCCCCGCATCGACGCCCTGGAGGACGAGCTGAACCGTCTCCAGGGACGCATCGAGATCCACGAGGCCCGCATCGAGCAGGCGTGGACCGCGATGTCGAACGCCCTCGGCGACCGCGACGACGCCGCCGAGCGGGCGATCCGCCGCATCCGGGATGCCCTGGACGAGTTCGACGACCGCCTGAGGGATCGCGCGGCCGCCGTCGCCGACGTCGTATTCGCGCTCGCTCGCCCCGTCCTCGAGTGGATCGCCGAGGTGGTGACCGCCGTGGTCGAAGCCCTGGTGAAGATTGCCGTGGCGCTCGCGGTCGCGCTCGCCGTGATCATCGTCGTGCTCGCCCTCGTCGCCCTCATCGTGTTCCTCGCGCCCTATATCGCGGCGCTGCTCGGGGCCATCGGCTCGTTCGCGCTCGCCGCCCTCCCGGTGCTGCTGAAGGTCGCGCTCGTCGTGATGTCCGTGCTCCCCGCCGTGATCGCCCTGGTCCTCATGCGCGAGCGCCTTTCGCCGGCGCCGGTGCTCGAGCCGCTCGATGATGACGGCGAGACGTACGGTCCTGACGACCCCCGCTACGACCCCGGTGCGCCCTACGGCCCGCAGCTCCGGGTGAATAGTCGCCTCGATGAAGACGGCCTTACGAGTGAGACCCATGTCGAGATCGCTGAGATGCTCGACGAGAACGGCGTTCCGACTGGGGCCTGGCGCGTCACGCTGCCCAGCACGCAGGACTGGGAAATTCTCAACGGCGTCTTTGAGGGCGCCCCCGATCCCGCCGGCGACCAGGGCGCCCTCAACGATCTGAGCTCGAACCTCGCGCTCATGCTCGCGCCGGACATCCAAGCGCCGTACGAGCGAGCGGTCATCCAGGCGATGCGCGACGCGGGCATTGGCCCGAACGACCCGGTGCTGCTGTCGGGCTGGAGCCAGGGCGGCATTCTCGCCGCGAAGATGGCGGCTGACCCGGATCTGCCGTTCTCGATCGATGCGGTGTTCGCCGCTGGTGCGCCGATCGACCACTTCGACATCCCCGATGATGTCGCCGTCGTATCGATCCAGCACCGCGGCGATGTCGTGCCGTTGCTTGACGCGGCAGGGCCTCCGCAGCGCCCGAACTGGCTGACGATCGTCGACGATCCACTCAACGAGCGAGGGCAGCCTGGCCCCCCTCACAACGCGCGCACCTACGCACTCACCGCCGATCGTGAGCTCGTCCGGGGCGGAACCGTGGTCGACAGGCAGCAGCAATTCTTCACAGGGATCGAGCGCGTTCACACCTACGTGGGTACGGAAGGGCAAGACGAATAA
- a CDS encoding FHA domain-containing protein produces MSDDRFFIPPPPPGTPKVEVPAQPSPDAPRPIVPINAPVESATHRVPVRPPSPPAPPPAAAPVEPAPAPAEPPSAPGPPPEPPSAPAAPTPVPPVAPVAAPVPAAAPAPAPAPAPAPAPAPVPVSAPAPAPVTAESTVVRSLALVLPDGSRCPVGSALVLGRDPVAPPSHPGARPIAVLDPAKSVSKTHALLVATAEGVEVRDLHSTNGVSVTRGGVRDELAPGAGASVTAGDRVGLGLLELEVELAEQ; encoded by the coding sequence ATGTCCGACGACCGCTTCTTCATCCCGCCGCCCCCGCCGGGCACGCCCAAGGTCGAGGTTCCCGCGCAGCCCTCGCCCGATGCGCCGCGGCCGATCGTGCCGATCAACGCCCCCGTCGAGTCGGCGACGCACCGCGTGCCCGTGCGGCCGCCGAGCCCGCCCGCCCCGCCGCCCGCCGCCGCTCCGGTCGAGCCGGCACCCGCGCCTGCCGAGCCGCCGTCCGCGCCCGGGCCGCCGCCCGAGCCGCCGTCGGCGCCGGCAGCCCCCACCCCCGTGCCCCCGGTAGCGCCGGTAGCCGCCCCCGTGCCGGCCGCGGCTCCTGCTCCTGCTCCTGCTCCCGCTCCTGCTCCTGCTCCTGCTCCCGTCCCGGTCTCGGCTCCGGCCCCCGCTCCGGTGACCGCCGAGTCGACGGTCGTGCGCTCTCTCGCTCTCGTGCTGCCGGACGGCAGCCGCTGCCCCGTCGGATCCGCTCTGGTGCTGGGCCGCGACCCCGTGGCTCCGCCCTCGCATCCGGGGGCCCGCCCCATCGCCGTGCTGGATCCGGCGAAGTCGGTGTCGAAGACGCACGCGCTCCTCGTCGCGACCGCCGAGGGCGTCGAGGTGCGCGACCTCCACTCGACCAACGGCGTGAGCGTGACCCGCGGGGGAGTCCGCGACGAGCTCGCTCCGGGTGCCGGCGCCTCCGTCACCGCGGGCGATCGCGTGGGCCTCGGGCTCCTCGAACTCGAGGTCGAGCTCGCCGAGCAGTGA
- a CDS encoding transglutaminase-like domain-containing protein, producing MSATLTPDAPAPASGRRSAAPAVVDPVFTRGALTDLGVVVALSIIAVLGFETAYGDENFLLVGLGGVAAGALGAAAAAALRLAALPAVLLGVLVYFLLGTPITMPELAILGVLPSASSLAGLAIGAVFGWNDVLTLATPVQAPYYIAALPYFAAWAVVLIAGLLVLRWLPRRRSVLRATVVVLMPTLLYVAGILLGTDEPYYAAIRGITFAVICLVWVGWRRARAEGVLDSPHPAYRRRRLGGAAAVVAGGVVIGIIAGAVLAPAPAERFVLREEIEPPFDPVEYPSPLAGFRQYTGTLAEEELFRVQGLQPGQRLRLAAMDSYDGQLWNVAGRAVAEEGSGTFQLVGTDLPEPPLAETGSASTLTISIGAYDDVWMPELGYTSELDLLDEGTAARADDLRYNPTTGSAILSSGLERGARYRVTGAEQSIPEDAALAEVPTAQVALPPVDDVPDVLTSRAVELAGQETSAIAQLRTIEQRLSSEGFYSNGLPTDAAPSRAGHGADRMVELFTRTPLIGDEEQFAAAFALMARHLGYPARVVMGFAPEVPEGADEVAVLGSDVTAWVEVPFEGVGWIPFFPTPDETDIPQDQVPLPQSEPQPQVRQPPRLETDEEDLLTAVELEESDPDDEEQGFVIPGWLIGIGGALLALLLLYSIPLGIAAALRARRRAARRRAEPDRAVAGAWQELTDRFAEHGVPVPDGGTRRTEGEAAAAALAARGAEESAAGGVATLAREVDGDVFGGRPIEPERVDDRWSRVDDGVAALAATLTPWQRQLARFRVTRRGARG from the coding sequence GTGAGCGCGACCCTGACGCCCGATGCTCCGGCGCCCGCGTCCGGTCGCCGCTCCGCCGCTCCCGCCGTCGTCGACCCGGTCTTCACCCGCGGCGCGCTCACCGACCTCGGCGTCGTCGTCGCCCTGTCGATCATCGCCGTGCTCGGCTTCGAGACGGCGTACGGGGACGAGAACTTCCTGCTCGTCGGGCTCGGCGGCGTGGCCGCGGGAGCGCTCGGCGCCGCCGCGGCCGCCGCGCTGCGCCTCGCCGCCCTCCCGGCGGTGCTGCTCGGGGTGCTGGTGTACTTCCTGCTCGGCACCCCCATCACGATGCCCGAGCTCGCGATCCTCGGCGTGCTGCCGAGCGCCTCCTCGCTCGCGGGCCTCGCGATCGGCGCGGTCTTCGGCTGGAACGACGTGCTGACCCTCGCGACCCCGGTGCAGGCGCCGTACTACATCGCCGCTCTGCCGTACTTCGCCGCGTGGGCCGTCGTGCTCATCGCCGGACTGCTCGTGCTGCGCTGGCTGCCGCGGCGCCGCTCGGTGCTGCGCGCCACGGTCGTCGTGCTGATGCCGACGCTGCTCTACGTCGCGGGCATCCTGCTCGGCACCGACGAGCCGTACTACGCGGCCATCCGCGGCATCACCTTCGCCGTCATCTGCCTCGTCTGGGTGGGCTGGCGCCGCGCCCGCGCCGAGGGCGTGCTCGATTCGCCGCACCCCGCCTACCGCCGTCGTCGGCTCGGCGGAGCGGCGGCCGTCGTCGCGGGTGGAGTCGTCATCGGCATCATCGCGGGCGCGGTGCTCGCCCCGGCGCCGGCCGAGCGCTTCGTGCTGCGCGAGGAGATCGAGCCGCCGTTCGATCCCGTCGAGTACCCGAGCCCGCTCGCGGGCTTCCGGCAGTACACCGGCACCCTGGCCGAGGAGGAGCTCTTCCGCGTGCAGGGCCTGCAGCCCGGCCAACGGCTGCGGCTCGCCGCCATGGACTCCTACGACGGCCAGCTCTGGAACGTCGCCGGTCGCGCCGTGGCCGAGGAGGGCTCCGGCACCTTCCAGCTCGTCGGCACCGACCTGCCCGAGCCGCCGCTCGCCGAGACGGGCTCGGCATCCACGCTCACGATCTCGATCGGGGCCTACGACGACGTGTGGATGCCCGAGCTGGGCTACACGAGCGAGCTCGACCTGCTCGACGAGGGCACCGCGGCCCGCGCCGACGATCTGCGGTACAACCCGACGACAGGCTCGGCGATCCTCTCCTCGGGTCTGGAGCGCGGTGCGCGGTACCGCGTCACCGGCGCCGAGCAGAGCATCCCGGAGGACGCGGCACTCGCCGAGGTGCCGACCGCGCAGGTGGCGCTGCCGCCCGTCGACGACGTGCCCGACGTGCTCACCTCGCGCGCCGTCGAGCTCGCCGGGCAGGAGACGAGCGCGATCGCGCAGCTGCGCACGATCGAGCAGCGGCTGAGCTCCGAGGGCTTCTACAGCAACGGCCTGCCGACCGACGCGGCGCCCTCGCGGGCGGGCCACGGCGCCGACCGCATGGTCGAGCTGTTCACGCGAACCCCCCTCATCGGCGACGAGGAGCAGTTCGCGGCGGCCTTCGCGCTCATGGCTCGCCACCTCGGCTACCCGGCGCGCGTGGTGATGGGCTTCGCCCCCGAAGTGCCCGAGGGCGCCGACGAGGTGGCCGTGCTCGGCTCCGACGTCACGGCCTGGGTCGAGGTGCCCTTCGAGGGCGTCGGCTGGATCCCCTTCTTCCCCACCCCCGACGAGACCGACATCCCGCAGGATCAGGTGCCGCTGCCGCAGAGCGAGCCGCAGCCGCAGGTGCGGCAGCCTCCGCGCCTCGAGACGGACGAGGAGGATCTTCTCACCGCCGTCGAGCTCGAGGAATCGGACCCGGACGACGAGGAGCAGGGCTTCGTCATCCCGGGCTGGCTCATCGGCATCGGCGGGGCGCTGCTGGCCCTGCTGCTGCTATACAGCATCCCGCTCGGGATCGCGGCGGCGCTGCGCGCCCGCCGTCGGGCTGCACGACGCCGCGCCGAGCCCGATCGCGCCGTCGCGGGCGCGTGGCAGGAGCTCACCGACCGCTTCGCCGAGCACGGCGTGCCCGTGCCCGACGGTGGCACGCGCCGCACCGAGGGTGAGGCCGCCGCCGCAGCCCTCGCGGCGCGGGGCGCGGAGGAGTCCGCCGCCGGGGGCGTCGCGACGCTCGCGCGCGAGGTCGACGGCGACGTGTTCGGCGGCCGTCCGATCGAGCCCGAGCGCGTCGACGACCGCTGGAGCCGGGTCGATGACGGCGTCGCCGCCCTCGCCGCGACGCTCACGCCGTGGCAGCGGCAGCTCGCGAGGTTCCGCGTGACCCGACGCGGTGCGAGAGGCTGA
- a CDS encoding DUF58 domain-containing protein — protein sequence MTTLLSGAATRLQRSGAVAGRALAGARGGAAVRGRAALARVQPVVARAGRAAAPVARPVAAAVGPVLGVVGAVGWFVIVGALASGIAGALLGWPELTYLSLTLLGALAISAVFLIGRAEYRVALELEPPRVTVGDRAYGRLVVANSAARRSLPSRMELPVGAGLAEFTIPSLAPEAEHDELFAVPTHRRAVIVAGPALTVRGDQLGILRRTVRWTDPVELFVHPLISRLQSSAAGLVRDLEGEITPVITSNDIAFHALRAYEPGDPLRNVHWRTSARTGQLMVRQFNETRRSELLLVQSIQGRSWADDDEFELGVSVMASLGVQVVRDATRLTVVTESGMLRTATPTTLLDDTSRIELQPLQQRPLRAVVRDITRRTPAPSVMVLVIGSQTTIEEARSVTSLFRGDTQSIVMRVEQGANPGLSRIGQTVVATIGSLSDLRGIIRAVKP from the coding sequence ATGACGACCCTCCTCAGCGGCGCGGCGACCCGACTGCAGCGCTCCGGCGCCGTGGCCGGGCGCGCGCTCGCGGGCGCCCGCGGCGGCGCGGCCGTGCGCGGTCGCGCGGCGCTCGCCCGGGTCCAGCCCGTCGTCGCCCGTGCCGGCCGTGCCGCCGCCCCGGTGGCCCGCCCGGTCGCCGCGGCCGTCGGGCCCGTGCTCGGCGTCGTGGGCGCGGTCGGCTGGTTCGTCATCGTCGGGGCCCTCGCCTCGGGCATCGCCGGCGCCCTGCTCGGCTGGCCCGAGCTGACCTACCTCTCGCTGACGCTGCTCGGGGCGCTCGCGATCTCGGCCGTCTTCCTCATCGGTCGGGCCGAGTACCGGGTCGCGCTCGAGCTCGAGCCGCCGCGCGTCACCGTCGGCGATCGCGCCTACGGCCGTCTCGTCGTCGCCAACAGCGCCGCCCGCCGCTCGCTCCCCTCGCGCATGGAGCTTCCCGTCGGTGCCGGACTCGCCGAGTTCACCATCCCCTCTCTCGCCCCCGAGGCCGAGCACGACGAGCTGTTCGCCGTGCCCACCCACCGTCGCGCCGTCATCGTCGCCGGCCCCGCGCTCACCGTCCGCGGCGACCAGCTCGGCATCCTGCGCCGCACCGTGCGCTGGACGGACCCGGTCGAGCTCTTCGTGCACCCCCTCATCAGCCGCCTGCAGTCCTCCGCCGCGGGCCTCGTGCGCGACCTCGAGGGCGAGATCACGCCCGTCATCACCTCCAACGACATCGCCTTCCACGCCCTGCGCGCCTACGAGCCCGGCGATCCGCTGCGCAACGTGCACTGGCGCACCTCGGCCCGCACCGGGCAGCTCATGGTGCGGCAGTTCAACGAGACGCGTCGCAGCGAGCTGCTGCTCGTGCAGAGCATCCAGGGGCGGTCGTGGGCCGATGACGACGAGTTCGAGCTCGGCGTCTCGGTCATGGCGTCCCTCGGGGTGCAGGTCGTGCGCGATGCGACCCGACTCACCGTCGTCACCGAATCCGGGATGCTCCGCACGGCCACCCCGACGACCCTGCTCGACGACACGAGCCGCATCGAGCTGCAGCCGCTGCAGCAGCGCCCGCTGCGCGCCGTCGTGCGCGACATCACCCGTCGCACCCCGGCCCCGAGCGTCATGGTGCTCGTGATCGGCTCGCAGACGACGATCGAGGAGGCGCGCTCGGTGACGAGCCTCTTCCGCGGCGACACGCAGTCGATCGTCATGCGGGTGGAGCAGGGCGCGAACCCCGGCCTCTCGCGCATCGGGCAGACCGTCGTGGCGACCATCGGCTCGCTCAGCGACCTGCGCGGCATCATCCGGGCGGTGAAGCCGTGA
- a CDS encoding AAA family ATPase, which translates to MTVTQEQADWFADAFTKLASSVDQAILGKDHVIRLVVAAMLSNGHVLLEDFPGTGKTVLAKALANTLHGSNSRIQFTPDLLPSDVTGVTIYDQGKGVFEFHRGPIFASVVLADEINRASPKTQSALLEVMEEGRVTVDGVSHEVGAPFMVIATQNPVEQAGTYSLPEAQLDRFLIKTSLGYPDRDSSVALLLDSSNRSRASAVSPIVNAETVLTMAALASEVFVDQAVIEYLNDVVTATRHDKDVALGVSMRGALALARVVKTWAISQGRTYVLPDDVRDLAVPVLAHRIMVDPEAEFAGTTAEQIVDRVLVSITPPVHRAA; encoded by the coding sequence ATGACCGTCACCCAGGAGCAGGCCGACTGGTTCGCCGACGCCTTCACGAAGCTCGCCTCGAGCGTCGACCAGGCGATCCTCGGCAAGGATCACGTGATCCGCCTCGTCGTCGCCGCCATGCTCTCGAACGGCCACGTGCTGCTCGAGGACTTCCCGGGCACCGGCAAGACCGTGCTCGCGAAGGCGCTCGCCAACACGCTGCACGGCTCGAACTCGCGCATCCAGTTCACCCCCGACCTGCTGCCCTCCGACGTCACGGGCGTCACGATCTACGACCAGGGCAAGGGCGTGTTCGAGTTCCACCGCGGGCCGATCTTCGCCTCGGTCGTGCTCGCCGACGAGATCAACCGCGCGAGCCCGAAGACCCAGTCGGCGCTTCTCGAGGTCATGGAGGAGGGCCGCGTCACGGTCGACGGCGTGAGCCACGAGGTCGGCGCGCCGTTCATGGTGATCGCCACGCAGAACCCCGTCGAGCAGGCGGGCACGTACTCTCTCCCCGAGGCCCAGCTCGACCGCTTCCTCATCAAGACCTCCCTCGGCTACCCCGATCGCGACTCCTCGGTGGCGCTGCTGCTCGATTCGTCGAACCGCTCGCGGGCATCCGCCGTCAGCCCGATCGTCAACGCCGAGACGGTGCTCACGATGGCGGCCCTCGCGAGCGAGGTGTTCGTCGACCAGGCGGTCATCGAGTACCTCAACGACGTCGTCACCGCCACCCGGCACGACAAGGACGTCGCGCTCGGCGTCAGCATGCGCGGCGCCCTCGCGCTCGCCCGCGTCGTGAAGACCTGGGCCATCTCGCAGGGCCGCACCTACGTGCTGCCCGACGACGTGCGCGATCTCGCCGTACCCGTGCTCGCGCACCGCATCATGGTCGACCCCGAGGCCGAGTTCGCGGGCACCACGGCCGAGCAGATCGTCGATCGCGTGCTCGTCTCGATCACCCCGCCGGTGCACCGCGCGGCATGA